A genomic region of Manihot esculenta cultivar AM560-2 chromosome 15, M.esculenta_v8, whole genome shotgun sequence contains the following coding sequences:
- the LOC110601367 gene encoding uncharacterized protein LOC110601367 yields MGNCLRHESSTQWGGDDWGSPVHDRFYSTNGSSWLDNKVINIEEEEFDEDEKRLLPSSSTEVKIKISKKQLQELVGMVEMKELSVTQVLSQLMDNSSNQFESHQRSWKPNLQSIPE; encoded by the coding sequence ATGGGCAATTGTTTACGCCATGAATCATCTACGCAATGGGGCGGGGATGACTGGGGCTCACCGGTGCACGACCGGTTTTATTCTACCAATGGAAGCAGCTGGCTAGACAATAAGGTCATCAATATAGAAGAGGAGGAGTTTGATGAAGACGAAAAACGCTTATTACCATCTTCAAGTACAGAAGTAAAGATCAAGATTAGCAAAAAACAGCTGCAGGAGTTGGTGGGTATGGTTGAAATGAAAGAATTATCAGTAACACAAGTTCTGTCTCAGTTGATGGACAACAGCTCCAATCAATTTGAGTCACATCAACGATCGTGGAAGCCTAATCTGCAGAGTATTCCTGAGTGA